The proteins below are encoded in one region of Apium graveolens cultivar Ventura chromosome 4, ASM990537v1, whole genome shotgun sequence:
- the LOC141721580 gene encoding serine/threonine-protein phosphatase 7 long form homolog, whose product MEPTKPFMHPEPRDNSVLHLQKDHRSSIVREVGGGDSQRSRHRNPNNVKFPPLHKRMVPILRDLSFDGVSRLTGIQIDWSLITALIERWRPETHTFHFPIGECMISLQDVSCLLGLRIDGAAVTSFTAVEGGWGKFVEHVFGVFPFKEDELGGQGVGKSGGPLVGGRLKFSWLNLIFPSLPDDASDLQLRRYTQSYILQLIGGVLFTDHSGGQVHCMYIPLIADLDSCAKLSWGSAVLAFLYRDLCKSCRKEKDENAGCLILLQLWAWSRLHTLSPVPRAPNLSNPEIWGDLPGPYGLRWCASLSFIDSGSHALAHFRLSLDVLVDSHFTWKPYSDEILAALPDSCREGSSIWHYQGPLICFYIVEPHLPERCLRQFGMIQAIPSPCTYSNDLHKIDLKGKIDIDWATIHHVHLGHWDSRVQHVFVADVGDGVSHDYYHWYSSITLRYITRIGGGHCYTMDLLDHIESVYKGDIVGDIPTIIDNAKQILSDTFYSGYYQDFPIEDRRAKEVELKGKPKRIPKGNRARVNPPRMRGVLPNVHRDIHIEEDIGDHEGGVHLDDDNEAEVMDEAAAEKATRAAEAAAREARDLSYCPRWNLLPSNDSIYMSPPCEQTEQAGGNQSPPLSHPTFFLFTQSQDPLATQSHLGVNQLQASTHQASLQDQQQPMQTSEHQHQLPVQTPVQQQEVQQQLELQQPAHQQPTQQSVLQQPALKLPMQKLRLPKLPAQKVPPQKQQAKQLATYQQPPEHVQVQQQPAQELQTPQEAPREQLHMKLRARKHAPPGCGTAGKKELDTYKRRNKD is encoded by the exons ATGGAACCTACCAAGCCTTTTATGCATCCCGAGCCTAGAGATAATTCTGTCTTGCATTTACAAAAGGATCATAGGTCATCCATTGTGAGGGAGGTTGGAGGTGGTGATAGTCAGCGGTCACGACATCGCAATCCTAATAATGTCAAGTTCCCTCCTTTACATAAAAGAATGGTACCGATTCTACGTGATTTAAGTTTTGATGGTGTTTCTAGGTTGACGGGCATCCAAATTGATTGGAGTTTGATTACTGCTTTGATAGAGAGATGGCGACCAGAGACACATACTTTTCATTTTCCTATCGGAGAGTGTATGATATCATTACAGGATGTTAGTTGTCTTCTCGGCTTAAGGATTGATGGTGCAGCTGTTACAAGTTTTACTGCAGTTGAAGGTGGATGGGGGAAATTTGTTGAACATGTTTTTGGAGTATTTCCTTTCAAAGAAGATGAATTAGGGGGACAGGGAGTAGGGAAATCAGGTGGACCTCTTGTCGGTGGTAGGTTGAAGTTTAGTTGGTTGAATTTGATATTTCCTTCTCTTCCAGATGATGCTTCCGATTTACAGCTTAGGCGTTACACACAGTCCTATATATTACAGCTGATTGGTGGTGTCCTGTTTACTGATCATTCTGGTGGACAGGTGCATTGCATGTACATTCCACTGATTGCGGATCTTGATTCATGTGCAAAATTATCTTGGGGCTCTGCTGTTCTTGCTTTCTTGTATAGAGATTTATGCAAGTCGTGTAGGAAAGAGAAAGATGAGAATGCTGGATGTCTTATATTATTGCAGTTGTGGGCATGGAGTAGATTGCACACCTTGTCTCCTGTTCCTCGTGCCCCAAATTTAAGCAATCCTGAAATTTGGGGTGATCTTCCTGGACCATATGGTTTAAG GTGGTGTGCTAGTCTATCGTTCATTGATAGTGGTTCACATGCATTAGCACATTTCCGTTTGTCGTTGGATGTTCTTGTAGATTCTCATTTTACATGGAAGCCGTATTCTGATGAGATTCTTGCGGCACTACCTGATTCTTGTAGAGAAGGTAGTTCCATATGGCATTACCAGGGTCCTTTGATCTGTTTCTATATTGTGGAGCCACATCTTCCTGAGAGATGTCTACGTCAGTTTGGCATGATTCAGGCTATACCATCTCCTTGTACTTACTCAAATGATCTTCACAAAATTGATTTGAAGGGGAAGATAGACATTGATTGGGCTACGATACATCATGTTCATTTAGGACATTGGGATAGTAGAGTTCAACATGTATTTGTAGCAGATGTAGGTGATGGTGTGTCGCATGATTATTACCATTGGTATTCATCCATCACTCTACGATATATCACCCGTATTGGTGGTGGTCATTGTTATACG ATGGATTTATTGGATCACATCGAGTCTGTGTACAAGGGTGATATAGTCGGAGATATACCAACTATAATTGATAATGCTAAACAGATTCTATCGGATACATTCTATTCAGGATACTATCAAGATTTTCCAATTGAAGACAGACGTGCTAAGGAAGTTGAGCTAAAAGGGAAGCCTAAACGAATTCCAAAAGGAAACCGTGCAAGGGTCAATCCTCCGCGGATGCGAGGAGTGCTGCCTAATGTTCATAGAGATATTCATATAGAGGAAGATATAGGGGATCATGAAGGCGGTGTGCATTTGGATGATGATAATGAGGCTGAAGTTATGGATGAAGCAGCGGCAGAGAAAGCAACAAGAGCGGCAGAGGCAGCGGCAAGAGAGGCCAGGGATCTATCTTACTGTCCTAGATGGAATTTGTTGCCATCAAATGACTCCATATATATGTCACCTCCATGTGAGCAGACTGAACAAGCTGGTGGCAACCAAAGTCCTCCATTGTCACATCCTACATTCTTTTTATTCACGCAGTCCCAAGATCCATTAGCAACACAGTCTCATTTGGGAGTGAATCAACTACAGGCCTCAACACATCAAGCTTCATTGCAAGATCAACAACAACCTATGCAGACATCTGAGCACCAGCATCAACTACCAGTACAGACACCAGTTCAGCAGCAGGAGGTGCAACAACAGTTAGAGCTACAACAACCAGCCCATCAGCAGCCAACACAACAGTCGGTGTTGCAACAACCAGCACTAAAACTGCCCATGCAAAAGTTGCGACTGCCAAAACTTCCAGCACAAAAGGTTCCACCTCAGAAACAACAAGCAAAGCAGCTGGCAACATATCAGCAACCACCAGAACATGTGCAAGTGCAGCAACAACCAGCACAAGAGTTGCAAACACCGCAGGAAGCACCTCGTGAGCAGCTGCATATGAAGTTGCGAGCTCGCAAGCATGCACCTCCAGGATGTGGGACCGCTGGTAAAAAAGAGTTAGATACTTACAAACGACG GAACAAGGATTAA